A stretch of the Trueperaceae bacterium genome encodes the following:
- a CDS encoding NAD(P) transhydrogenase subunit alpha yields MTILLLFIFVLAIFLGLELITKVPSQLHTPLMSGSNAISGITLVGAILASGLGGSFGTVLGTLAIVFATVNVIGGYLVTDRMLSMFRTGQKG; encoded by the coding sequence ATGACCATTCTGCTTTTATTTATATTTGTTTTAGCCATCTTTCTTGGCCTTGAGCTAATCACTAAGGTTCCGTCTCAGCTTCATACCCCGCTAATGTCTGGGTCTAATGCTATAAGCGGCATCACTCTTGTTGGAGCAATACTTGCCTCAGGTTTGGGTGGGTCTTTCGGCACGGTCCTTGGCACTTTGGCTATTGTGTTCGCGACGGTTAACGTCATTGGTGGTTATTTGGTTACTGATCGGATGCTAAGCATGTTCCGAACCGGTCAGAAGGGGTAG
- a CDS encoding NAD synthetase — protein MDFLVNLAYIVASVLFIFGLKMLGRAETARRGNMISAIGMFLAVVVTLLVGGLDFTWIIVGIVVGGAIGVFAARTVQMTSMPEMVALFNGSGGLASLLVGWAEYLRNPEVATFTVTAVVLTVLIGGVAFTGSLVALGKLAGWITGRPILYRGQQIVNALILVGVGVVAVLFILEPGVNGTLFLVIIGAALLLGVLAVIPIGGADMPIVISLLNSYSGLAASAAGFILGNNVLIVAGSLVGASGLILTRIMCKSMNRSLANVLFSGFGAVIESTSKQVEGEVKPLTNQDAYFILEAASSVVFVPGYGMAVAQAQHAVRELADLLQSNGADVRYAIHPVAGRMPGHMNVLLAEANVPYEQLVEPEDVNPTMDTIDVAVVIGANDVVNPSAREDKASPLFGMPIINVDSARTVFVLKRSMSPGFSGVQNPLFFKDNTRMLFGDAKSTIAELVSEFKDSLSA, from the coding sequence GTGGACTTTCTAGTCAATCTAGCCTACATTGTCGCTTCAGTACTTTTCATCTTTGGCCTTAAGATGCTAGGCCGAGCCGAAACAGCACGCAGAGGAAATATGATCTCGGCGATCGGTATGTTCCTAGCAGTTGTAGTTACTCTCTTGGTGGGAGGTCTAGACTTTACGTGGATAATTGTTGGGATCGTCGTTGGTGGGGCGATTGGGGTTTTTGCTGCCCGCACAGTACAGATGACGTCAATGCCAGAAATGGTGGCCCTGTTCAACGGTTCAGGAGGGTTGGCTAGTCTCTTAGTTGGTTGGGCTGAGTATTTGCGCAATCCAGAAGTTGCTACCTTCACCGTTACTGCTGTAGTCCTCACTGTCCTCATCGGTGGCGTTGCGTTTACGGGAAGCTTGGTAGCCTTAGGTAAGTTAGCTGGATGGATAACTGGGCGGCCTATTCTCTATCGCGGTCAGCAGATTGTCAATGCCCTAATTTTAGTTGGAGTTGGGGTAGTTGCTGTTCTATTCATATTGGAGCCCGGAGTAAACGGGACTCTATTCCTCGTAATCATTGGAGCCGCTCTTCTCTTGGGCGTTTTAGCCGTGATACCGATTGGTGGAGCGGATATGCCAATCGTTATCTCTTTGTTGAATAGCTATTCTGGGTTAGCTGCAAGTGCTGCTGGATTCATTCTTGGGAATAACGTATTGATTGTTGCGGGTTCTCTTGTAGGTGCCAGCGGCTTAATACTCACCCGAATTATGTGCAAGAGTATGAACCGATCTTTGGCAAATGTACTCTTCAGTGGTTTTGGGGCTGTGATTGAAAGCACTTCTAAACAGGTAGAAGGTGAAGTGAAGCCTTTGACCAATCAGGACGCCTATTTTATCCTTGAGGCGGCAAGTAGTGTTGTTTTCGTACCAGGTTACGGCATGGCAGTAGCTCAAGCTCAACATGCTGTTCGAGAGTTGGCTGATCTTTTGCAGAGTAATGGGGCAGATGTGCGTTATGCAATCCACCCGGTGGCAGGTAGGATGCCAGGGCATATGAATGTGCTTCTCGCAGAAGCAAATGTACCCTATGAACAGCTTGTAGAGCCTGAAGATGTCAACCCCACTATGGATACGATAGATGTTGCGGTAGTGATTGGGGCTAATGACGTGGTTAACCCTTCTGCACGAGAGGATAAGGCGAGTCCTTTGTTCGGCATGCCTATTATTAACGTAGATAGTGCCAGAACCGTTTTTGTTTTGAAGCGATCTATGAGTCCAGGGTTTTCTGGCGTACAAAATCCTCTTTTCTTTAAAGACAATACGAGAATGCTTTTCGGAGATGCTAAGTCGACCATTGCTGAACTTGTCTCTGAATTTAAAGACTCACTTTCAGCTTAG
- a CDS encoding type VI secretion system ATPase TssH has product MNNDRLTEAALKALLDAQNMARTRGHQVITASHLAAALLSDSKGLAAKVFVHAGGDLDNSRQALSTFINELPRVSNCDQQYMAPEMASVFQEAEGLAISWGDRHIEVDNLLVSVWKSITAIIPVPVGSDLLETALLLRDGKKIDSRSGAPEVEALSIYGVDLTQRARDGELDPVIGRDEEIRRAVQILLRRTKNNPVLIGEPGVGKTAIAEGLAQRIINKDVPDGLQEKRIIQLDMGSLLAGAKYRGEFEERLKSVIQETVDSNGEIVLFIDELHTIVDAGKSEGSVDAGNMFKPPLARGLLRLLGATTLNEYRKIEKDAALERRFQPIIVDEPSVSEAISILRGVKGKYEVHHGVRISESAIIAAAKMSHRYLADRQLPDKAIDIIDEAASRIRVQMDSLPEELDRLGRQKLQLQVEHKALNQENDANSKNRVNLIEGELKALEVIIDKGQSDWESERAVLEQIRITQENLDSVCTQIEAAERDYDLNRAAELRYGHLPKLQDSLSELSSKLEGAKYLSLEVRENAVAEIVARSTGIPVSRLVEAERSKLLRLEEELHHQVIGQDRAVSAVADAIRRSRAGLSDETQPIGSFIFLGPTGVGKTETAKALARNLFDSEDNIVRIDMSEYMEKHAVSRLIGAPPGYVGYEQGGQLTEAIRRKPYSVILFDEIEKAHPDVFNALLQLLDEGWLTDSQGRTVDFRNTVVIMTSNIGSPEILAANHSGADHKDIRKTAVGLLQKRFLPEFLNRVDDIIVYHALNQEQVSAIAEIQLAKIRSRLAKKRIDLHLSPFALEYLSKLGFDPVFGARPLQRTIRETVATPLSKMLISGELQEGQHVNLEATSEGLQFNVRGLMAVN; this is encoded by the coding sequence ATGAACAATGATCGGTTGACAGAAGCAGCTCTCAAGGCTTTGCTGGATGCTCAGAACATGGCCCGGACACGTGGCCACCAGGTTATTACGGCTTCTCATTTGGCAGCGGCGCTACTTTCTGATTCAAAGGGGTTAGCGGCGAAGGTCTTTGTGCATGCTGGCGGTGACCTGGATAACAGTCGCCAAGCACTTAGTACCTTTATCAATGAATTGCCAAGAGTATCTAACTGTGACCAGCAATATATGGCACCCGAGATGGCATCTGTGTTTCAAGAGGCTGAGGGGCTAGCTATCTCTTGGGGAGACAGGCACATTGAGGTTGACAATCTGTTGGTTTCAGTGTGGAAGTCAATCACTGCAATCATTCCAGTACCAGTTGGGAGCGATCTCTTAGAAACAGCGTTACTACTACGCGATGGAAAAAAGATAGACAGCCGATCTGGTGCTCCGGAGGTAGAGGCACTTTCCATCTATGGAGTGGATTTAACCCAACGAGCACGTGACGGCGAGCTAGATCCTGTTATTGGGCGTGACGAGGAGATACGGCGTGCTGTTCAGATTCTTTTACGTCGGACAAAAAATAATCCAGTCCTTATTGGGGAACCAGGCGTGGGGAAGACAGCTATAGCAGAAGGTCTTGCGCAACGAATTATTAATAAAGATGTCCCCGACGGGTTACAAGAAAAGCGGATTATCCAATTGGATATGGGTAGCCTCCTTGCCGGGGCTAAGTATCGTGGTGAGTTTGAGGAGAGGTTAAAGTCGGTTATTCAAGAAACTGTAGACTCGAATGGCGAAATAGTTCTTTTCATAGATGAGTTACACACAATAGTTGATGCTGGCAAATCTGAAGGATCTGTCGATGCTGGTAATATGTTTAAGCCACCACTTGCCCGCGGTCTTCTGCGTTTGCTTGGTGCAACGACTCTCAATGAGTACCGTAAGATCGAAAAAGATGCTGCTCTTGAACGTCGCTTCCAGCCAATTATTGTCGACGAACCTTCTGTGAGTGAGGCAATTAGTATCTTGCGTGGAGTTAAGGGGAAATACGAGGTTCATCATGGAGTACGAATCAGCGAGTCTGCGATCATTGCAGCGGCAAAAATGTCGCACCGGTATTTAGCTGATAGGCAACTGCCGGATAAGGCAATCGACATTATCGATGAGGCAGCTAGCCGAATCAGAGTACAGATGGATAGCCTCCCTGAAGAGTTAGATCGCTTGGGACGCCAGAAATTACAACTTCAGGTCGAACATAAAGCGCTCAACCAGGAGAATGACGCTAACAGTAAAAATCGGGTCAATCTGATTGAAGGCGAATTAAAGGCATTGGAGGTAATTATTGATAAAGGTCAGTCTGATTGGGAATCAGAACGAGCGGTTTTAGAGCAAATAAGAATCACCCAAGAAAATCTAGATAGCGTGTGTACTCAGATTGAAGCCGCTGAAAGAGATTACGACCTAAATAGAGCTGCTGAACTTCGATACGGTCACCTTCCTAAATTGCAAGACTCTCTTAGCGAATTGTCTTCTAAGCTTGAAGGAGCAAAATATCTTAGTCTTGAAGTTCGTGAAAATGCAGTTGCCGAGATCGTGGCGCGCTCTACCGGCATTCCTGTTTCAAGACTTGTTGAGGCTGAACGTTCGAAGCTCCTTCGTCTCGAAGAAGAGCTACATCACCAGGTGATTGGTCAGGATAGGGCTGTTTCGGCAGTAGCAGACGCTATTAGGCGTTCGCGGGCAGGGCTATCTGATGAAACTCAACCCATCGGGTCTTTTATTTTTTTGGGTCCCACTGGCGTAGGAAAAACTGAAACGGCTAAGGCTCTTGCCCGAAATTTGTTCGATTCTGAGGACAACATTGTTCGAATCGATATGTCAGAGTATATGGAGAAGCACGCTGTTTCCCGGCTAATAGGAGCTCCTCCAGGTTACGTTGGTTATGAGCAAGGTGGCCAACTTACGGAGGCTATTCGCCGGAAGCCGTATAGCGTAATTTTGTTTGACGAGATCGAAAAAGCACACCCTGACGTGTTTAATGCGCTTTTACAGCTTCTTGACGAAGGTTGGCTAACCGATAGCCAAGGTCGTACGGTAGATTTCCGTAACACTGTGGTGATAATGACGAGCAATATTGGGAGTCCGGAGATTCTCGCAGCCAATCATAGTGGGGCTGATCATAAGGACATACGTAAGACTGCCGTGGGGCTTTTGCAAAAGCGTTTTCTTCCGGAATTTCTTAATCGAGTAGACGACATAATTGTCTACCACGCTCTAAATCAAGAACAGGTCTCAGCTATCGCAGAGATCCAACTGGCAAAGATTAGGTCTAGATTAGCTAAGAAACGTATCGATTTACACCTTTCTCCTTTTGCCTTAGAATATCTTTCCAAGTTGGGATTTGATCCTGTATTTGGAGCCAGGCCTCTCCAAAGAACAATTAGAGAAACTGTTGCAACTCCTCTTTCGAAAATGCTGATTAGTGGAGAGTTGCAGGAGGGGCAGCATGTCAATTTAGAAGCTACTTCTGAGGGATTGCAGTTTAATGTCCGAGGCCTAATGGCAGTTAATTGA
- the fba gene encoding fructose-1,6-bisphosphate aldolase, class II, which produces MSLKSGLELLKPARLGKYGVGAFNTTNMEITQAIIEAAEESKSPVILSLSEGALKYGDKQLVDIVKTMGEDASVPVAIHLDHGSSYESCIKALRYGFTSVMIDKSHEDEEVNIAETKIVVTAAHAVGVTVEAEIGRLGGVEEHIVVSQEDALLTKPDEAERFISRSGADYLAIAIGTSHGANKGIGRPFIDHDRIKEIALRLPNPLVMHGASGVPKEIVSRLNNAGGSLKNASGIFEEDVRKAITHGIAKINTDTDLRLAFTARLREVLADKADEYDPRNLIGPAREEVKSMVKSRLKLFGSTGKA; this is translated from the coding sequence ATGTCATTAAAGTCTGGGCTAGAACTGTTGAAGCCTGCCCGTCTCGGTAAATACGGTGTTGGTGCGTTTAATACCACTAACATGGAGATTACGCAGGCTATTATTGAAGCTGCCGAAGAATCCAAAAGCCCTGTGATTTTATCTCTTTCAGAAGGCGCGCTTAAATACGGAGACAAACAATTGGTGGACATCGTTAAAACGATGGGTGAAGACGCCTCCGTTCCAGTAGCGATTCATTTAGATCACGGTTCATCCTATGAATCGTGCATTAAAGCTCTACGTTACGGTTTCACATCGGTGATGATTGATAAATCGCATGAAGATGAAGAAGTCAACATTGCCGAAACTAAAATTGTGGTGACAGCTGCACACGCTGTTGGAGTTACTGTAGAAGCAGAAATTGGTCGTCTCGGTGGCGTTGAGGAACATATAGTAGTATCTCAGGAAGACGCGCTGCTTACCAAACCCGATGAAGCTGAACGGTTTATATCTCGCAGTGGAGCTGATTACCTCGCCATTGCAATAGGCACTTCCCATGGAGCAAACAAGGGGATTGGCCGACCTTTTATAGACCACGACCGAATTAAAGAAATTGCCCTAAGGTTACCCAACCCACTGGTTATGCACGGAGCTAGTGGGGTGCCTAAAGAGATAGTCAGTAGACTCAACAATGCGGGTGGTTCTCTGAAAAATGCTTCAGGCATCTTTGAAGAGGACGTTCGCAAGGCAATAACGCACGGTATCGCTAAAATAAATACTGATACCGATTTACGCCTAGCTTTCACTGCGCGATTACGAGAGGTTTTGGCTGATAAGGCTGATGAATATGACCCACGCAACCTTATTGGCCCCGCCCGGGAAGAAGTAAAGAGTATGGTGAAAAGTCGACTTAAACTATTTGGCTCTACTGGAAAAGCTTAG
- the mqnB gene encoding futalosine hydrolase: MTGFLLATATAKEASLLYSIIKLKEPAELSFGKGFIGRLESLELFVLHHGVGKVNAAAGLALAIKQLNPRGVIQFGIGGSYLGTSLNVGQVALASREIHLDTGVRGNNGWEDMSSIGIPLSGGNPPLYNEFPVDPYLTSVVADSNSLATVTFGTSETVTGTLEEAAFLKDRFKVSVESMEGAAAAQVCHELGVPFAELRGISNIVGERKREAWDIPGAISAVNGAMVKTLSCLAHEGS; the protein is encoded by the coding sequence ATGACAGGTTTTCTCCTCGCTACAGCCACCGCAAAGGAAGCGAGTCTTCTGTACAGCATAATCAAGTTAAAAGAACCTGCAGAATTGTCTTTTGGAAAGGGTTTTATAGGCCGACTTGAAAGTTTAGAACTCTTTGTTCTGCACCATGGCGTTGGCAAGGTGAATGCTGCTGCTGGGCTTGCGCTTGCAATCAAACAACTAAATCCAAGAGGGGTTATTCAATTTGGGATTGGGGGAAGCTACCTAGGTACATCTCTGAATGTCGGACAGGTTGCCCTAGCTAGTAGAGAGATACATCTTGATACTGGTGTTCGTGGAAATAATGGCTGGGAAGACATGTCAAGCATTGGAATCCCCCTATCTGGGGGGAATCCTCCCCTCTATAACGAGTTTCCAGTTGATCCTTATTTAACTTCTGTAGTAGCCGACAGCAACAGTTTAGCTACAGTAACTTTTGGAACTTCTGAAACAGTAACTGGTACGTTAGAAGAAGCAGCTTTCCTTAAAGACCGCTTCAAAGTCTCGGTAGAATCTATGGAAGGCGCTGCTGCTGCTCAAGTATGTCATGAGCTTGGAGTGCCTTTCGCAGAATTGCGTGGGATTAGCAATATAGTAGGAGAAAGAAAGCGAGAAGCCTGGGACATACCAGGCGCAATTAGTGCCGTGAACGGGGCTATGGTAAAAACATTATCGTGCCTGGCCCACGAAGGGAGTTAA
- a CDS encoding signal recognition particle-docking protein FtsY: MSWFSRLTNGLSKTRKGLFFDFPSSSKTSHVDWDSLEFSLISADVGMELSDEIINDTKANLEDGTPFQSALEKALLHQLEPPGIRHKLRQVGFNIDVTRKVVEPKGQVIMVVGVNGVGKTTTIAKLAHYYRNLGRSVMFGAADTFRAAASAQLEFWGDKLDISTITGGHGGDPGAVAFDAATARKANGSDLLLVDTAGRLHTKHNLMEELKKIHRVISKVEDSEPADVWLVLDAITGQNGLEQAKRFHQAIPLTGIIVTKLDGSGKGGVIVPIVRDLHVPIKFIGIGETLDDLQPYDAASYVKALLHRPDHTT, encoded by the coding sequence ATGAGCTGGTTTTCTCGATTAACAAACGGGCTCAGTAAAACACGTAAGGGCCTATTTTTCGATTTCCCCTCGTCCTCAAAAACATCACATGTGGATTGGGATTCTCTTGAATTTTCCCTGATATCTGCTGATGTTGGTATGGAGTTGTCAGACGAAATAATCAACGACACCAAAGCCAATCTTGAGGACGGGACCCCTTTTCAAAGCGCCTTAGAAAAAGCTTTGTTGCACCAACTAGAACCACCTGGAATTAGACATAAGTTACGTCAGGTTGGTTTCAATATTGACGTCACTAGGAAAGTTGTTGAACCTAAAGGCCAAGTGATAATGGTAGTCGGGGTCAATGGGGTAGGCAAGACAACCACAATAGCCAAACTTGCACACTACTATCGTAATCTTGGACGTTCTGTAATGTTTGGGGCAGCTGACACCTTTAGAGCAGCGGCATCTGCTCAACTTGAATTTTGGGGAGACAAACTTGACATATCAACTATTACGGGGGGGCACGGAGGAGACCCTGGTGCTGTTGCTTTTGACGCTGCCACTGCTCGTAAAGCCAATGGCAGCGACTTGCTTCTCGTCGACACTGCTGGTCGCCTACATACGAAACACAATTTAATGGAAGAATTGAAAAAGATTCATCGTGTAATAAGTAAAGTTGAAGATTCTGAACCAGCTGATGTTTGGCTAGTGCTCGATGCGATAACAGGGCAGAATGGTTTGGAGCAGGCAAAGAGGTTTCACCAGGCTATCCCCCTAACAGGAATAATAGTGACTAAGCTTGATGGTAGCGGAAAGGGGGGTGTTATTGTCCCTATTGTCCGCGATTTACATGTGCCTATTAAATTCATCGGTATCGGAGAAACTCTCGATGACCTACAACCGTATGATGCAGCTTCCTACGTTAAAGCCTTACTGCACCGACCTGATCACACAACCTAA
- a CDS encoding glutamate--tRNA ligase produces MTVVTRIAPSPTGDPHVGTAYVGLFDYVLAKQGNGRFIFRLEDTDRQRYDPNSERRILSAMDWLGLTPDEGPEVGGNNGPYRQSERLDLYRNHAELLLESGCAYRAFETDDELESMAHKQKQLGQPQGYDGRGRNLARNEQERRATEGEPHVIRFKAPDEGETRFIDSLRGEICWPHTEIRDAVLIKSDGYPTYHFAVVVDDHLMGVTHVVRAEEWISSTALHIHLYRSFGWQQPEFLHLPLLRNLDKSKISKRKTDTSLESYREQGIIPEALLNYLATLGWSMPDGREFFGIHDMIEHFTLKRLSPGEPIFDSKRLRHFNAKYLREIFSLENLAVRVEPLFVKAGYKWSDEDYLLDVIDVLRPRTETLIDFVDQARYFFDSGFPYEDDALKRLFAGQKYLEDLERRLSILEFYDYDSIDDLLRDYVQSQAVSMSKVLQPLRAALTGRSQAPGVTDLLTILGKQTALGRISRALQVINAGLLDDRPQKETGSNDPKKKAKTADQ; encoded by the coding sequence ATGACTGTCGTGACTCGAATCGCTCCCTCTCCAACCGGTGACCCCCATGTTGGCACCGCGTACGTTGGTCTTTTTGACTATGTCTTGGCAAAACAAGGGAACGGCCGATTCATATTTCGACTTGAAGATACTGACAGACAGCGTTACGATCCTAACTCAGAACGACGGATCTTGTCCGCTATGGATTGGCTTGGTTTAACCCCAGATGAGGGACCTGAGGTTGGTGGAAATAATGGCCCTTATCGACAGAGCGAGCGACTCGATTTATATCGAAATCATGCAGAACTCCTCCTCGAATCTGGTTGCGCATATAGGGCCTTTGAGACTGACGATGAGCTTGAATCTATGGCCCACAAGCAGAAACAACTTGGCCAACCCCAAGGCTATGACGGCCGTGGTAGAAACCTGGCGCGTAATGAACAAGAAAGAAGAGCTACTGAGGGAGAGCCGCACGTAATACGCTTTAAGGCGCCAGACGAAGGAGAAACAAGATTCATTGATAGCTTGCGTGGCGAGATTTGCTGGCCTCATACAGAAATTCGTGACGCCGTTCTGATAAAGAGTGACGGTTATCCTACCTATCACTTTGCAGTAGTAGTTGACGATCATTTAATGGGAGTGACTCACGTCGTTAGGGCTGAAGAGTGGATTTCCAGCACAGCACTACATATTCACCTTTATCGCTCTTTCGGCTGGCAACAGCCCGAGTTCCTACACCTACCTTTATTACGTAACCTTGACAAAAGCAAAATAAGTAAGCGGAAAACCGATACAAGCCTTGAGTCTTATCGCGAACAAGGAATAATCCCGGAAGCCCTTTTAAACTACCTAGCGACGCTTGGGTGGAGCATGCCCGATGGCCGTGAATTCTTTGGAATACACGATATGATTGAGCATTTCACTCTTAAAAGATTATCTCCAGGTGAACCTATTTTCGATTCAAAACGTTTACGTCACTTTAACGCTAAATATCTCAGAGAGATCTTCTCTTTAGAAAACTTGGCAGTTCGGGTCGAACCACTGTTTGTCAAGGCAGGATACAAATGGTCCGACGAAGATTATCTTCTCGATGTTATTGATGTTCTCCGACCCAGAACTGAAACTCTAATCGATTTCGTAGACCAAGCGCGTTACTTCTTTGACAGTGGTTTTCCTTATGAGGATGATGCCCTTAAGCGATTATTCGCCGGACAAAAGTACCTGGAGGACCTTGAGCGACGGTTATCGATACTGGAATTTTATGATTACGATAGTATCGATGACCTATTACGAGACTATGTTCAGTCCCAAGCCGTAAGCATGAGCAAGGTTTTACAACCGCTTAGAGCAGCTTTGACGGGCCGTAGTCAAGCCCCTGGTGTCACTGATTTATTAACAATTCTTGGTAAACAAACAGCACTTGGACGCATTAGCCGTGCTTTGCAAGTAATCAACGCCGGGCTCTTAGACGACCGCCCCCAAAAGGAAACAGGCTCTAATGACCCTAAAAAGAAGGCAAAGACTGCTGATCAATGA
- a CDS encoding UDP-diphosphatase, translating into MSSLQAIILGFVQGLTEFLPISSSGHLVLVNYYLGWGKSLPLHVDIATNTGTLLAVIVFLRRDVYFAVTGFFSGLKSPRGRTQEGWALAIRVLLASIPTIFLGLGLREVFEQLNSPIPVSFALIITGLFLWFAPCSGSKTKVGNLTIFDVVFTGVAQGLAVIPGISRSGITISALLSRGASNELAPRFSFMMYLVISLGVAVLGLFDLPKEIRLGSLTLMTLTSFVTGYIALYCLFAVLRRGKFRWFAPYLWLLATFTLLWNFLS; encoded by the coding sequence TTGAGTTCTTTGCAAGCGATAATTCTCGGTTTCGTACAGGGCCTGACAGAGTTCCTCCCTATATCCAGTTCAGGCCACCTTGTTCTCGTCAACTACTATCTTGGTTGGGGAAAGTCGCTTCCTCTCCACGTTGATATAGCAACCAATACGGGTACACTCCTAGCGGTTATTGTCTTCTTAAGGCGAGATGTGTATTTTGCTGTAACGGGTTTTTTCTCAGGCCTTAAATCTCCTCGGGGCAGAACACAAGAAGGATGGGCTCTTGCAATCCGAGTGCTCTTAGCTTCTATCCCGACGATTTTTCTTGGTCTCGGCCTAAGAGAGGTTTTCGAACAACTTAATTCTCCGATTCCAGTTTCGTTTGCCCTAATTATTACAGGGCTTTTCCTCTGGTTCGCACCATGTTCTGGCTCGAAAACCAAGGTGGGTAATCTAACTATTTTTGACGTTGTATTTACTGGGGTGGCCCAAGGCCTGGCAGTTATCCCTGGGATATCACGATCTGGCATAACTATATCTGCATTACTATCCCGAGGCGCTTCTAATGAACTAGCCCCGCGCTTTTCTTTTATGATGTACTTGGTAATCTCCCTTGGTGTAGCGGTTCTAGGCCTTTTTGACCTACCAAAAGAAATCAGACTAGGCTCCCTTACGCTAATGACACTTACGTCATTCGTGACAGGTTACATTGCCCTATACTGTTTGTTCGCTGTGTTGCGGCGCGGAAAATTCCGCTGGTTTGCTCCTTATCTTTGGTTACTAGCGACCTTTACTTTACTTTGGAACTTCCTCTCTTAA
- a CDS encoding 30S ribosomal protein S9, whose translation MKEQYYGTGRRKEAVARVFLRAGNGRIIVNGKDFQTYFRGILAAVQALEPLKATNTAGRYDALITVAGGGPSGQADAIKLGVARALLKLDPDFRPTLKQGGYLKRDARVVERKKYGLHKARRAPQYSKR comes from the coding sequence ATGAAAGAACAATACTATGGAACTGGCCGTCGCAAAGAAGCAGTGGCTCGTGTGTTTCTCCGCGCTGGCAATGGACGAATCATTGTTAATGGCAAGGATTTCCAAACCTATTTTAGAGGTATCCTGGCTGCCGTTCAGGCGCTGGAACCTCTCAAGGCAACCAACACCGCAGGTAGATATGATGCCTTAATCACTGTGGCTGGCGGTGGCCCTTCCGGCCAGGCGGATGCCATTAAACTTGGAGTAGCACGAGCACTCTTGAAATTAGACCCTGATTTCCGACCCACCCTTAAGCAAGGAGGGTACCTCAAGCGAGACGCCCGAGTGGTGGAACGTAAAAAGTACGGCCTACATAAGGCTAGACGTGCCCCCCAATACAGTAAACGATAG
- a CDS encoding 50S ribosomal protein L13, translated as MKTYFPQEPHNDWLLVDAKDQTVGRLATQIAQFLRGKHKVDYTPNQPGGDFIIVINAKKVVFTGAKLDKKIYTRYSGYQGGLKEIKARDMLQKRPERVIERAVWGMLPKNRLGRKLIRRLKVYAGSNHPHQAQKPVDMELS; from the coding sequence GTGAAGACGTACTTTCCCCAAGAACCCCATAACGACTGGTTACTGGTTGATGCTAAGGACCAAACAGTTGGTCGCCTCGCAACTCAAATCGCACAGTTCCTGCGTGGCAAACATAAGGTAGATTACACTCCCAACCAACCGGGAGGAGATTTCATAATCGTTATTAACGCTAAGAAAGTTGTATTCACTGGGGCAAAGCTAGACAAGAAAATCTACACTCGGTACAGTGGTTACCAAGGTGGCCTCAAAGAAATAAAGGCGCGCGACATGCTTCAAAAGCGTCCTGAACGAGTAATTGAACGTGCTGTTTGGGGCATGCTCCCAAAAAATCGTCTTGGCAGAAAATTGATTCGTCGTCTTAAAGTGTATGCTGGATCAAATCACCCACATCAAGCCCAGAAACCCGTGGATATGGAGCTTAGCTGA